A single window of Nitrospinota bacterium DNA harbors:
- a CDS encoding glycosyltransferase has translation MIPPGINVDEFDAYTGENSCILRVGNLLKEKDLMLGFTASEKIIAGLPAVTLGMNPSIPEARLSTSLQDLKDHYCTSRLYLITTVDAYEDGYNLSMLEAMATGMPVISTASRTSPIENGISGYISDDIHYLRSHVAELLMDPEKAKTMGAEARKTVEQKFGQTVFIKSWTETIKERIVDFLEATGVSLNGSTERFHEKPRKNILMNYVSYPVTTAHYMERALRKAHNVVTAGAMITNEIIKQWNLEALKWKVAPQDIPCEVSAPLSHMLSQLSDGWSPDLYFWVETGLGSIPPDLKDHSIPKACYLIDSHIHFERHKEIARHFDFIFLAQKAYVEPMKTAGYKQVFWLPLGCDPEIHGEKNRDEKYDVGFVGSLTTAHVRRKKLLYRIDEHFSLHCDRKFMDEMAEVFSECRIVFNEAVNNDLNMRVFEALCSGRLLVTDEAPGSGLKDMFQDNKHLVIYNEDNLIERIRYYLDHPDERLRIAREGQEEVLKRHTYDHRAKFMLETLDNHFREKGGAKLVSDKPDSYYQNVRMDILPLVPEDASCILEIGCAAGGTGNELKKRGGVFVAGVEQDPEAARLAREVLDEVIEGNIETLDLPYAENSFDCILFADVLEHLIDPLTVLKNLRKYLKTEGTVVASLPNVQFHGVVHHLVEGNWTYQKEGILDETHLRFFTFKEMENFFAQAGFEIGQVEETLDPVFKDYNPTYPATLTMGRITINDLSEEEFRRFFVFQYKISARKKVVASQYFDEPEGADSSELYIEEMLAKGKTLEQANDFKGAVRIYRQLREAVPGCLEAICGEANCCMHLQDLEQAERLYLKALSLEPGTFLARMGLSSLELQRGNLDEAIEGFHGAREILPNNDKAWTGLGLAYRQKGMIRDALDCFAHALDIDLENQLALTTLMELCYEGDEFSECEKFLNKYLVLHPANLNILFGLAGIQYKMNKLDEAKESLERILVFDPVHKDACDLKEHLGRKLSPLRA, from the coding sequence GATCATCGCAGGGTTACCAGCCGTCACCCTGGGAATGAACCCTTCGATTCCTGAGGCCCGGCTTTCTACAAGCCTTCAGGATTTAAAAGATCACTACTGCACCTCCCGGTTATATCTGATCACAACGGTGGATGCTTACGAAGACGGGTACAACCTGTCCATGCTGGAAGCAATGGCCACGGGTATGCCGGTTATATCGACCGCAAGCCGAACTTCTCCGATTGAAAATGGGATTAGCGGCTACATTTCGGACGACATCCACTATTTGCGATCCCATGTGGCGGAATTATTGATGGACCCTGAAAAAGCTAAAACAATGGGAGCCGAAGCCCGCAAAACGGTCGAACAAAAATTTGGACAGACGGTTTTCATAAAATCATGGACGGAGACGATAAAGGAAAGAATTGTCGATTTTCTGGAGGCGACGGGAGTTTCTTTGAACGGGTCTACTGAAAGGTTCCATGAAAAGCCACGCAAAAACATTCTGATGAATTATGTGTCATACCCTGTGACCACTGCCCATTATATGGAACGGGCACTCAGAAAAGCGCACAACGTGGTCACCGCCGGGGCCATGATCACAAATGAAATTATTAAGCAATGGAATCTTGAAGCCTTGAAATGGAAAGTTGCTCCGCAGGATATTCCCTGCGAGGTTTCCGCCCCATTGTCCCACATGCTGAGCCAGCTGTCGGACGGGTGGAGCCCGGATCTTTATTTTTGGGTGGAGACGGGGCTCGGGTCCATCCCGCCGGATTTAAAGGATCATTCGATTCCCAAAGCCTGTTACCTGATCGATTCCCACATTCATTTTGAACGCCATAAGGAAATTGCTAGGCACTTCGATTTTATATTCCTCGCGCAAAAAGCGTATGTGGAGCCGATGAAGACGGCAGGATATAAGCAGGTTTTCTGGCTTCCCCTCGGGTGTGATCCTGAAATTCATGGCGAGAAAAATCGTGATGAGAAATACGACGTGGGCTTCGTGGGATCGTTGACGACCGCTCACGTGCGCCGAAAAAAACTACTGTATCGGATCGATGAACATTTTTCCCTGCATTGCGACCGCAAATTCATGGATGAAATGGCGGAGGTATTTTCCGAGTGCAGGATCGTATTCAATGAGGCGGTTAACAACGACCTCAATATGCGAGTGTTCGAGGCGCTGTGCAGTGGCCGTCTGCTGGTTACAGACGAAGCGCCGGGAAGCGGCCTGAAAGACATGTTTCAGGATAATAAACATTTGGTCATTTATAACGAAGATAACCTTATCGAACGGATTCGATATTATCTGGACCACCCCGATGAAAGACTTCGGATCGCCAGGGAAGGCCAAGAAGAAGTGCTTAAACGTCATACCTATGACCATCGGGCAAAATTCATGTTGGAAACGCTGGATAATCACTTCAGGGAAAAAGGTGGAGCGAAGTTGGTGAGCGACAAACCTGACTCGTATTACCAGAACGTCCGAATGGATATTCTTCCCCTCGTGCCTGAAGATGCCTCCTGCATCCTGGAAATCGGCTGTGCCGCCGGAGGCACCGGGAATGAATTGAAAAAGAGGGGAGGGGTATTCGTCGCCGGCGTAGAGCAGGACCCTGAAGCGGCTCGGTTGGCGCGTGAGGTGTTGGATGAGGTGATTGAAGGCAATATTGAAACGCTGGATTTGCCCTATGCCGAAAACAGCTTCGACTGTATTTTATTCGCGGATGTGCTGGAGCATCTCATCGACCCGCTTACAGTCCTGAAAAATCTACGGAAATACCTGAAGACTGAGGGAACGGTGGTTGCCAGTCTTCCTAATGTGCAGTTTCATGGGGTGGTTCATCATCTGGTGGAAGGAAACTGGACGTATCAAAAAGAAGGCATTTTGGATGAGACCCATTTGCGCTTTTTCACTTTTAAAGAAATGGAGAATTTTTTTGCGCAAGCGGGGTTTGAAATTGGTCAGGTTGAAGAAACTCTCGACCCAGTTTTCAAGGACTATAATCCGACGTATCCCGCAACCCTCACCATGGGCCGGATAACGATCAACGACCTATCTGAAGAAGAGTTCCGGCGATTTTTTGTTTTCCAATACAAAATTTCTGCCCGAAAGAAGGTGGTTGCTTCGCAATATTTTGATGAACCTGAAGGAGCTGATTCATCAGAATTGTATATCGAAGAAATGCTGGCGAAAGGTAAAACACTTGAGCAGGCAAATGACTTCAAGGGAGCGGTTCGCATTTATCGACAACTACGGGAGGCCGTTCCCGGTTGCCTGGAAGCGATCTGTGGCGAGGCCAATTGTTGCATGCACCTGCAAGACCTGGAGCAGGCTGAGAGGCTATATTTAAAAGCCCTGTCTCTTGAACCCGGAACCTTTCTTGCCCGCATGGGGTTGAGTTCCCTTGAACTGCAGCGAGGAAATTTAGACGAGGCCATTGAAGGGTTTCACGGAGCTCGTGAAATCCTGCCGAATAATGATAAGGCCTGGACCGGGTTGGGTTTGGCTTACCGACAAAAGGGAATGATACGGGATGCGCTGGACTGCTTTGCGCACGCGCTGGATATCGACTTGGAAAATCAATTAGCGTTAACCACACTCATGGAATTGTGCTACGAAGGAGATGAGTTTTCCGAATGTGAAAAATTCCTGAATAAATATCTGGTACTTCATCCAGCTAATTTAAATATTCTGTTTGGACTGGCAGGGATACAGTACAAAATGAATAAATTGGATGAAGCTAAAGAATCATTGGAAAGAATCCTGGTGTTTGATCCCGTCCATAAGGACGCCTGTGACCTCAAGGAACACCTTGGCAGAAAGCTTAGCCCCCTGCGAGCGTAG
- a CDS encoding phosphoglycerate kinase: MLDLIGMANLDSLSPEDLVGKTIFIRVDFNVPLFSAKKGYFRVADDTRIRRFLDLTFKKIHELTDGECRIIIGSHLGRPHKTKDHDGWDGIFNIQFISTHFDTLIRKGYGDAYTIFPPEIIDSHLKHSLEILSHHRLPSGGIKFLPNLRYLLEPKNPETYREEFINDIAKISDVYINCAFGCSHRVTRSIKMLPNLMRQKKKIVVAGNLLYQEVKALGEFGKRVLSNPQKTVVIAGGAKIEDKISILKQFVQSKVKRIIIGGKMVNAFLLAKIRKDQVAPLSLETIPNKLMGKSDEDRQTLINETKLAEEILVLADKNGVEIVFPEDYKVVSDFHDSTYTVKALPDFNKELQLDLGPKTIENYSRTILTDDIENVFWNGPLGAYDHPICNAHQEGSLELAKLLFSAVLINPKLYVVIGGGDSAAILNKVSINELKNLIKKQIEKQLLPPINRNLLTIGFTDEESYTLWNYFTSNFFVSTGGGAALGFLEGFLQDTGKSDWASYLPGTRALMESNPT; encoded by the coding sequence ATGCTGGATTTGATTGGCATGGCTAATTTAGACTCTCTCAGTCCCGAGGACTTGGTGGGAAAAACGATTTTCATCCGCGTGGATTTTAATGTTCCCCTTTTTTCTGCCAAAAAGGGATATTTTAGAGTGGCCGACGACACCCGGATCCGACGTTTTCTTGATCTCACCTTTAAAAAAATTCATGAATTGACCGATGGGGAGTGCCGAATCATCATCGGGTCTCATCTGGGACGACCGCATAAAACCAAGGATCACGATGGCTGGGATGGGATATTTAACATCCAGTTTATCAGCACCCATTTTGATACCCTGATCCGCAAAGGATATGGCGACGCTTATACCATTTTTCCTCCAGAGATCATAGATTCTCACTTAAAGCATTCTCTGGAAATTCTTTCACACCACCGATTGCCTTCAGGAGGGATTAAATTTCTTCCCAACCTGCGTTATCTCCTGGAACCGAAAAACCCTGAAACTTACAGAGAAGAATTTATAAATGATATCGCTAAAATCTCTGATGTTTACATAAACTGCGCATTTGGATGCAGTCACCGGGTCACCAGGAGCATTAAAATGCTTCCTAACCTCATGCGGCAAAAGAAAAAGATTGTTGTGGCGGGCAATCTACTCTATCAAGAAGTCAAGGCCTTGGGGGAATTTGGGAAACGGGTTCTTTCCAACCCTCAGAAAACCGTAGTTATTGCCGGCGGTGCCAAGATTGAGGACAAAATTTCGATCCTCAAGCAATTTGTGCAATCCAAGGTCAAGCGTATCATAATCGGCGGAAAAATGGTAAATGCTTTTCTTCTAGCCAAAATAAGAAAAGATCAGGTCGCTCCCTTAAGCTTGGAGACCATCCCAAATAAATTGATGGGGAAAAGTGATGAAGACCGCCAAACTTTAATAAATGAAACCAAACTGGCTGAGGAAATTCTGGTTCTAGCGGACAAAAACGGGGTCGAAATTGTTTTTCCCGAAGACTATAAGGTAGTTTCGGATTTTCACGATTCGACTTATACGGTAAAAGCCCTACCTGATTTTAATAAAGAACTTCAATTGGACCTCGGCCCCAAAACGATCGAAAATTATTCTCGAACAATTTTGACAGATGATATTGAAAACGTTTTTTGGAATGGGCCTTTGGGCGCCTACGATCACCCAATCTGCAACGCCCATCAGGAAGGGTCTTTGGAACTTGCCAAATTGCTTTTTAGCGCCGTCCTTATCAATCCTAAACTATATGTGGTGATTGGGGGCGGCGATTCAGCCGCTATTCTCAACAAAGTTAGCATCAATGAACTGAAAAACCTGATCAAGAAGCAAATTGAAAAACAACTTCTCCCTCCCATCAACCGCAACCTGCTCACTATTGGGTTTACGGATGAAGAGAGTTACACCCTTTGGAATTATTTTACGTCCAATTTTTTTGTTTCTACCGGAGGGGGCGCTGCGTTAGGGTTCCTGGAAGGTTTTTTGCAGGACACGGGAAAATCCGATTGGGCCAGCTATCTGCCGGGAACAAGGGCATTGATGGAATCGAATCCCACTTGA
- a CDS encoding glycosyltransferase produces MHLFNENLKLLRDHDPALALRVESARSLDAVQVIVSKDGNPVPRVGSVSLHSTYRPKDEAARAVSEFAVKGGLQNVVYGLGFGYHVAELLNRYYSRSVTVIEPSLELFHAFISAVNLKPFLPRTRFLVAEPTPKIGARFKPENWNILSHLPSVRLSPDYFNRLEQSRKLAGVLKSNSLRILVVNPIYGGSLPTARFCAEALKNLGHHVASVECDKFAEGFLSLDGITRNKENSQILSTVFMNMMGDMTAAKAADFRPDLILALAQAPLTPKAIQKLKVLQVPIAFWFVEDFRTLPYWKDVASSYDHFFTFQQGEFFDQLEAHGAKSVYYLPQACFPDIHRIHDLTPEEKKSYEADLSFMGAAYYNRRKTFPQLLDHDIKIWGTGWELESSLGQRVQNENKRVSSDETVKIYNAAKIHLNLHSSTFHESINPEGDFVNPRTFEIPACCGFQLVDQRSELKDLFRVGEEIITFNSVADLRKKIAYYLEHDEERKTIALNGRTRVLSEHTMEHRMTELLIYIFGDQVEALKQRLADRKEPLDVLIEQAGANTELAKFLEPFRGAPEFSLKTVIAHIAKGEGALTKPETLLLMVNQLVHEGK; encoded by the coding sequence GTGCATCTATTTAATGAAAATCTAAAATTACTCCGGGATCACGATCCGGCTTTGGCTCTCAGGGTGGAAAGTGCGAGGAGTCTGGATGCTGTCCAGGTGATAGTGTCAAAGGATGGCAATCCGGTTCCGAGAGTAGGATCTGTGAGCCTTCACAGCACCTATCGGCCCAAGGATGAAGCCGCCCGAGCGGTTTCTGAATTTGCCGTCAAAGGTGGATTGCAAAATGTGGTTTATGGGCTGGGGTTTGGCTATCACGTTGCGGAATTATTGAACCGATATTACTCCAGGTCTGTTACCGTGATTGAACCGTCACTGGAATTATTCCACGCGTTCATTTCAGCGGTGAATCTCAAACCCTTTCTGCCACGCACCCGGTTTTTAGTTGCCGAACCCACTCCAAAAATTGGAGCCCGTTTCAAGCCAGAGAACTGGAACATCCTGAGCCACCTTCCCTCAGTTCGCTTATCTCCAGACTATTTTAACAGGTTGGAACAGAGCCGGAAATTAGCCGGGGTTTTGAAATCCAATTCATTAAGAATTCTCGTGGTCAACCCGATTTACGGCGGGTCTCTGCCAACGGCACGGTTTTGCGCCGAAGCTTTGAAGAACCTTGGTCATCATGTAGCCTCGGTGGAATGCGATAAGTTTGCCGAGGGCTTTTTATCTCTTGATGGAATCACCCGCAACAAAGAAAATTCCCAGATCCTTTCGACTGTTTTCATGAATATGATGGGAGATATGACTGCCGCCAAAGCGGCGGACTTCCGCCCGGATCTGATTCTGGCTCTTGCCCAGGCGCCTCTGACCCCGAAAGCCATCCAAAAATTAAAAGTGTTGCAGGTTCCCATTGCCTTTTGGTTTGTGGAGGATTTCCGTACCCTCCCATACTGGAAAGATGTTGCCAGTTCCTACGATCATTTTTTCACCTTTCAGCAAGGGGAGTTTTTTGATCAGCTGGAAGCCCATGGTGCCAAAAGCGTTTACTACCTCCCACAAGCATGTTTTCCCGATATTCACCGAATACATGATCTGACCCCTGAAGAGAAAAAGAGTTATGAAGCCGATCTTTCCTTCATGGGGGCCGCCTACTACAACCGGCGGAAAACGTTTCCTCAGTTATTGGACCACGATATTAAAATCTGGGGCACCGGTTGGGAACTGGAATCGTCACTAGGCCAACGCGTACAGAATGAAAATAAACGGGTTTCTTCCGATGAAACGGTGAAAATTTATAATGCCGCCAAAATCCATTTGAACCTGCATTCATCCACCTTTCATGAAAGCATTAATCCCGAAGGCGATTTCGTGAACCCCCGCACATTCGAAATTCCAGCCTGTTGCGGATTCCAGCTCGTCGATCAGCGATCGGAATTGAAAGACCTGTTTCGAGTAGGTGAGGAAATTATTACCTTTAATAGTGTTGCCGATTTAAGGAAAAAGATTGCCTACTATCTGGAGCATGATGAGGAAAGAAAGACGATTGCTCTTAATGGACGCACGCGGGTTTTGTCGGAACATACTATGGAACACCGGATGACGGAATTGTTGATCTACATTTTCGGCGATCAGGTTGAAGCTCTGAAACAGCGGCTGGCCGACAGAAAAGAGCCTTTGGATGTTTTAATCGAACAAGCCGGAGCAAATACAGAGTTGGCGAAATTCCTTGAGCCGTTCCGTGGAGCCCCGGAATTTTCTCTGAAAACCGTCATTGCTCATATCGCTAAAGGCGAAGGAGCTTTGACAAAACCGGAAACTCTGTTATTGATGGTGAATCAACTGGTGCATGAGGGAAAATGA
- a CDS encoding glycosyltransferase family 9 protein — translation MESEAPIAGEICRLATRSEKIINLTGKTNIPKLIAWVGRCRYLVTNDTGTMHIAAALGTTIVGLFFAHAHPYETGPYSPGHVLFQARISCAPCSYGVQCNNIVCIHKVKPHHLYSMIQAHINAGGWNLTDDMGPLDEVNIYETRYGNDQRLTLKPLTRHPIKLDDVFRWAYSSLWLESLGEYDHCDNSRDEAAMVELMWQDYDCGGIDEIVEPLRYKIEVVKDLIKLSREGTKATTSLIKMLHSRPSSKKMQALGDKISGIDETLNQTGCAHPEIKPVIDLFVKRKENFQGDDVVRLGKDTLRCYEQMRKEFTRLILLLNAAEESFAPGVIDKNQVGFDSINALVPGR, via the coding sequence GTGGAATCCGAAGCACCAATTGCAGGAGAAATTTGTCGACTCGCAACGAGAAGTGAAAAAATTATCAACCTCACCGGAAAAACCAATATCCCCAAATTGATCGCCTGGGTGGGACGGTGCCGTTATCTGGTGACCAACGACACGGGCACCATGCACATTGCTGCGGCCTTGGGAACCACAATCGTGGGTCTGTTTTTTGCCCATGCGCACCCGTATGAGACAGGACCCTATTCTCCCGGTCATGTGCTGTTTCAGGCACGAATATCCTGTGCCCCTTGCAGTTACGGGGTGCAATGCAACAATATCGTTTGTATTCATAAGGTCAAGCCCCATCATTTATATTCCATGATACAGGCGCATATCAACGCGGGGGGCTGGAATCTGACGGATGATATGGGGCCCTTGGATGAAGTCAATATTTATGAAACTCGCTATGGAAACGATCAGCGTCTGACCCTCAAACCCCTGACCCGGCATCCTATTAAATTGGATGATGTATTCCGCTGGGCTTACTCCAGTTTATGGCTCGAGTCTTTGGGAGAATATGACCATTGCGACAACTCCAGGGACGAAGCCGCAATGGTTGAACTTATGTGGCAGGATTACGACTGTGGTGGCATCGATGAAATTGTGGAGCCTTTGCGATACAAAATTGAGGTGGTGAAGGATCTTATCAAGTTAAGCCGGGAAGGAACAAAGGCCACGACCTCCCTTATTAAAATGTTACATTCGAGACCATCATCAAAAAAAATGCAGGCATTGGGTGATAAAATCAGCGGGATAGACGAGACGCTGAACCAGACAGGATGTGCTCATCCCGAGATAAAGCCGGTCATTGATTTATTTGTGAAACGAAAGGAAAATTTTCAAGGAGACGATGTCGTTCGATTGGGAAAGGACACCTTGCGTTGTTATGAACAAATGAGAAAAGAATTTACCCGGCTAATTCTTTTACTCAATGCGGCTGAAGAGTCCTTTGCTCCGGGTGTAATTGATAAAAATCAAGTGGGATTCGATTCCATCAATGCCCTTGTTCCCGGCAGATAG